One genomic region from Nostoc sphaeroides encodes:
- a CDS encoding ribonuclease T2 family protein gives MQIKTLLIASSLLVTAVFIPSAAIAQNPGNPGKFDFYVLTLSWSPDYCATNGIRDPQQCGSGRKLGFVLHGLWPQYQSGYPANCSTQKLPSQVKQRFPNLFPSTKLYDHEWEKHGTCSGKTPAEYLALSKKLKDAIAIPAAYNRPAKPLRTTITNFKNSFVSANNQITADGLAPFCSGSGRFLQEVFFCYSKNGEPGICSADILKRSQKSCGQPDFLLRNVR, from the coding sequence ATGCAGATCAAAACACTTTTAATCGCATCTTCTTTGTTAGTTACTGCTGTTTTTATACCTAGTGCTGCCATTGCTCAAAATCCCGGTAATCCGGGAAAATTTGATTTTTATGTACTGACACTCTCTTGGTCGCCGGATTATTGTGCGACAAATGGTATCCGTGATCCGCAACAGTGCGGTTCTGGAAGGAAACTTGGTTTTGTATTACATGGTTTGTGGCCGCAGTACCAAAGTGGTTATCCTGCTAATTGTTCCACACAAAAATTACCGTCCCAAGTAAAGCAACGGTTTCCCAACTTGTTTCCTAGTACTAAACTTTATGATCATGAATGGGAAAAACATGGTACTTGTTCAGGTAAAACTCCTGCGGAATACTTGGCATTGAGTAAAAAATTAAAAGATGCGATCGCTATTCCCGCAGCTTATAATCGTCCCGCGAAACCTTTGCGTACTACAATTACAAATTTTAAAAATTCATTTGTGAGTGCTAATAATCAAATTACTGCTGATGGTCTAGCACCTTTTTGTTCTGGTTCGGGAAGATTTTTGCAAGAAGTCTTCTTTTGTTATTCCAAAAACGGTGAACCTGGTATTTGTAGCGCCGATATTTTGAAGCGATCGCAAAAAAGTTGTGGTCAGCCAGATTTCTTACTGAGAAACGTTAGATAA
- a CDS encoding M48 family metalloprotease — protein MSISCLCLLLLPSWRPAQAQPGQQEIPISLGSTVYQRAKEELPEGLYGLYRIIDRIARANQYDNRSWLMEIVQKYNVNAFGDDSNLIPIYNGILDELASDSSALACVVAHEMGHHIKNHNSINETKKAELIAQLKVEAEKEVLGEKKTAAAEGIVFAVADFTANNVQQAFAGSMVGSGIEKQNSDRLAASQKRINEILAKKTQELEQRLAEEVEAQEIAADEIAYVASVKAGFEAEGCLRVLQLLAQNSGFEYDTNHPSIPKRIEALNAIMSQYPPQSLVEDGESQISASSPLVYNLSQDRTSLKINSGHGASLTDDIETRFGK, from the coding sequence GTGAGTATCAGCTGTTTGTGCTTACTGTTACTTCCCAGTTGGCGACCAGCCCAGGCTCAACCAGGACAACAAGAGATACCTATTTCACTAGGTTCAACAGTGTACCAGCGAGCGAAAGAGGAATTACCGGAAGGTTTATATGGGCTTTATCGCATAATTGATCGGATTGCACGCGCTAATCAATATGATAATCGTTCATGGCTGATGGAAATTGTACAGAAATATAACGTTAATGCATTTGGCGATGATAGCAATTTGATTCCCATTTACAACGGCATATTAGACGAATTAGCGAGTGATTCCTCGGCTTTGGCTTGTGTAGTTGCTCACGAGATGGGTCATCATATTAAGAATCACAATAGTATTAACGAAACTAAAAAGGCAGAATTGATTGCCCAATTAAAAGTAGAAGCAGAGAAAGAAGTTTTGGGAGAGAAAAAAACTGCTGCTGCGGAGGGAATTGTGTTTGCGGTTGCGGATTTCACAGCGAATAATGTCCAGCAAGCGTTTGCAGGGAGTATGGTAGGATCTGGGATCGAAAAACAAAATAGCGATCGCCTAGCAGCATCCCAGAAACGTATCAATGAGATTTTAGCGAAAAAGACGCAAGAGTTGGAGCAACGCCTCGCCGAAGAAGTCGAAGCACAAGAAATTGCAGCAGATGAAATCGCCTACGTAGCTTCTGTCAAAGCAGGTTTTGAAGCAGAAGGATGTCTCAGAGTTCTTCAGTTACTGGCGCAAAATTCTGGATTTGAATATGACACAAACCATCCATCTATACCCAAACGCATAGAAGCGCTGAATGCGATTATGAGCCAATATCCACCTCAGTCTTTGGTAGAGGATGGTGAAAGCCAAATATCTGCAAGTTCGCCTTTAGTCTATAACCTTTCTCAGGATCGGACAAGCTTAAAGATTAACTCTGGTCATGGTGCTTCTCTCACAGATGATATAGAAACTCGTTTTGGGAAGTAA
- a CDS encoding pyridoxal phosphate-dependent aminotransferase: MKLAARVSQVTPSLTLAIAAKAKALKAEGIDVCSFSAGEPDFDTPAHIKAAAIKALEEGKTKYGAAAGEPKLREAIAHKLKIDNGLDYKSENVIVTNGGKHSLYNLIVALIDPGDEVIIPAPYWLSYPEMVTLVGGVSVIVPTDATTGYKITPEQLRKAITPKTKLFILNSPSNPTGMVYTPDEIKALAQVVVDADIFVVSDEIYEKILYDGAEHISIGSLSKEIFDRTLISNGFAKAYSMTGWRLGYLAGPVEIIKAASTIQGHSTSNVCTFAQYGAIAALQSPQDCVEEMRQAFAKRRQVMLDRLNAIPGLSTAKPDGAFYLFPDISKTGLKSLEFCDALLGEYQVAAIPGIAFGADDNIRLSYATDLATIEKGMDRLEKFVKSRI; this comes from the coding sequence ATGAAGCTGGCAGCAAGAGTAAGTCAGGTAACACCTTCATTAACCTTAGCGATCGCAGCCAAGGCTAAGGCACTGAAGGCAGAGGGAATAGATGTTTGTAGTTTTAGCGCTGGAGAACCAGATTTTGATACCCCAGCCCATATCAAAGCCGCAGCAATAAAAGCTTTGGAAGAAGGCAAAACCAAGTATGGTGCAGCAGCTGGAGAACCAAAGTTAAGGGAAGCGATCGCCCACAAGCTTAAAATCGATAATGGTCTTGATTACAAGTCAGAGAATGTAATCGTCACTAATGGTGGTAAGCATTCTCTGTATAACTTGATCGTGGCGCTGATCGATCCAGGTGATGAGGTAATTATCCCTGCACCTTACTGGCTAAGTTATCCCGAAATGGTGACTTTGGTCGGTGGAGTCTCTGTAATTGTACCCACAGATGCAACGACGGGTTATAAAATTACTCCCGAACAACTCCGTAAAGCAATCACGCCTAAGACGAAGTTATTTATCCTCAACTCTCCATCTAATCCTACAGGGATGGTTTACACGCCAGATGAAATCAAAGCACTGGCGCAGGTAGTAGTTGATGCAGATATCTTTGTCGTCTCTGATGAAATTTACGAAAAGATTCTCTACGACGGTGCAGAACATATCAGCATCGGTTCTCTTTCTAAGGAAATTTTTGACCGCACTTTGATTAGTAATGGGTTTGCGAAGGCTTATTCCATGACTGGGTGGAGACTTGGTTATTTAGCGGGGCCAGTGGAAATCATTAAAGCAGCGAGTACCATCCAAGGACATAGTACATCTAACGTGTGTACCTTTGCCCAATATGGTGCGATCGCAGCGCTACAAAGTCCTCAAGATTGCGTCGAAGAAATGCGCCAAGCCTTCGCCAAACGCCGCCAGGTAATGCTAGACAGACTCAACGCCATTCCCGGATTGAGTACTGCAAAACCAGATGGCGCTTTTTATCTGTTTCCTGATATTAGCAAAACCGGTCTAAAATCTCTAGAATTTTGTGACGCTTTGCTGGGAGAATATCAAGTTGCAGCCATTCCCGGAATTGCTTTTGGGGCTGATGACAACATTCGCCTTTCCTACGCCACAGATTTGGCGACGATTGAAAAGGGAATGGATAGATTGGAGAAATTTGTCAAGTCGCGTATTTAG
- a CDS encoding tetratricopeptide repeat protein translates to MLFIKQLLFRQLSIGVAKTFVIATLAIFSTTGTINQSNYASDIKFLEIGLTDAPKVATLTAEDLFNQGLDKQKKGDLRGAIAAYTEAIRLNPNYALAYSNRGVARSELGDKKGAIEDYNQALRINPNDALAYFNRGVIRAEFGDKKGAIEDYNQALQINLNYAEAYGNRGNARTQLGDKKGAIEDYNQVLRINPNDALAYFNRGIARTQLEDKKGAMEDYNQAVRINPNYAQAYYNRGVLRTEFGDKKGAMEDYNQVLRINPNYASAYYNRGVLRTELGDKKGAMEDYNQVLRINPNDAEAYSNRGVIRFELGDKKGEIEDYNQALRINPNDAQAYYNRGNARAELGDKKGAITDLQQAADIFKQQGKIQESQKALEIIKQLQK, encoded by the coding sequence ATGTTATTTATAAAACAATTATTGTTTCGTCAATTGTCGATAGGCGTTGCAAAAACCTTTGTTATAGCAACTTTAGCTATATTTTCCACTACTGGAACTATTAATCAGTCCAATTATGCTAGCGATATAAAATTCTTGGAAATTGGTCTAACTGATGCTCCCAAAGTTGCAACACTCACGGCTGAAGACCTCTTTAATCAGGGTTTGGATAAGCAAAAAAAAGGAGATTTGCGAGGAGCGATCGCAGCTTATACTGAAGCAATCCGCCTCAATCCTAACTATGCCTTAGCCTACAGCAACCGGGGTGTTGCCCGCTCTGAATTGGGAGATAAAAAGGGGGCAATCGAGGATTACAACCAAGCTTTGCGGATTAATCCTAATGATGCCCTAGCTTACTTCAACCGGGGTGTTATCCGCGCTGAATTTGGAGATAAAAAGGGAGCAATCGAAGATTACAACCAAGCTTTGCAGATTAATCTCAACTATGCCGAAGCTTACGGTAATCGGGGAAATGCCCGCACCCAATTGGGAGATAAAAAGGGGGCAATTGAAGATTACAACCAAGTTTTGCGGATTAATCCCAATGATGCCCTAGCTTACTTCAACCGGGGTATTGCCCGCACGCAATTGGAAGATAAAAAGGGGGCAATGGAAGATTACAACCAAGCTGTGCGGATTAATCCCAACTATGCCCAAGCCTACTACAACCGGGGTGTTCTCCGCACTGAATTTGGAGATAAAAAGGGGGCAATGGAAGATTACAACCAAGTTTTGCGGATTAATCCCAACTATGCCTCAGCCTACTACAACCGGGGTGTTCTCCGCACTGAATTGGGAGATAAAAAGGGGGCAATGGAAGATTACAACCAAGTTTTGCGGATTAATCCCAACGATGCCGAAGCTTACAGCAACCGGGGTGTTATTCGGTTTGAATTGGGAGATAAAAAGGGGGAAATCGAAGATTACAACCAAGCTTTGCGGATTAATCCCAACGATGCCCAAGCCTACTACAACCGGGGAAATGCCCGCGCCGAATTGGGAGATAAAAAGGGGGCAATTACTGACTTGCAGCAAGCCGCAGATATCTTTAAACAACAAGGAAAAATACAGGAGTCCCAAAAAGCGCTGGAAATTATCAAACAACTTCAGAAGTAG